The Patescibacteria group bacterium genomic interval AAGGAATAGAAAAAGATGTTTTTATGGGCTGTTATGGCATTGGGCCGTCAAGAACCATGGGCGTGTTAGTTGAGGCCTTTCATGATGACAAAGGTATTATCTGGCCGGAATCTGTTTCTCCGTTTAAATTTCATTTGCTTTGCTTAGATAAAGAGGTGATAAAGCAGGCGGAAAATCTTTATAAACAGTTATTGAAAAGAGGCGCCGAAGTTCTATTTGACGACAGGGTTGATATCTCGGCAGGAGAAAAGCTTGTTGACTCTGATTTAATCGGCATTACAAACAGAATTGTTGTTAGCAAAAAAACCATTGATAAAAAAATGATAGAGATCAAGAAAAGAAGTGCTAAAAGAGCCGAACTAATTAAAGAAAAAGAATTGTTTTCTAAAATATAAACGCCAGAATTAATGTTTGTTTTTAAATTGAAAGCGCTAAAAATGACATTAAGAAACCCTGAACAGATCAAGCAGATCTTCCGAGCTGCTCAAGAAAGAATTGAAGCGGATGAAAATCTGAAAAGCTTTTTTGTTTCTTTTTGCCGAGCTTATTTTTCTGGATTGGGGAATCAGCCAGAAAATCTTGGTTTAGAAAACCTTATTCCGATGATTGCTCAAAGCTTTAAGGATAATCCTGATTCTTTTAAAGAAGCGGTTTTAAGAAACGGAGAAACCGGATTGTTTAATAACCCTGAAGAAAAAGTTAATCGGCTAATTGAAATTTTAAGCCCTTGCTTTTCTTTAACCTCTGAAGAAATTGACTCATTAATCAAAAAATGATTGATTTTGCTGATTTTGAAAAACTGGAGATTCGAGTTGGCACGATTATGAAAGCCGAGATTTTTCCTGAAGCAAAAAAGCCGGCTTACAAATTGGAAATTGATTTTGGCCCGGAAATCGGCCTAAAAAAATCTTCAGCCCAGATTACAGCTAATTACCAGACTGAAGGTCTGCTTGGAAAACAGGTTATTGCGGTAATTAATTTTCCAGCAAAGCAAATCGGTCCGTTTGTTTCAGAAGTATTGGTTTTGGGCGTGCCGGATGAAAATGGAGAAGTGGTTCTTTTATCCCCAGATAAGCCAGTGCCAAACAGCGGAAAAATGTTTTAAAATATATCATTCAAATTTAATTCGTTTATTCGCTAATTCGTATAAATTCGTTATTCGTTGATTATGAAGATTATTTTTTTTGAAACCAAAGATTGGGAAAAAGATTATTTAAAAAATCAGTTATCAGTGATCAGTGATCAGGCAGAGCTAGTTTTTTTCTCTGAAAAGTTTGATAAGAGTCTTTGTCCAAAAGACGCCGAGGCAATCTCGCTTTTTGTCGGTTCAGAACTAAAAGCAGAAGATGTTAATGATTTGCCCAATCTAAAACTGATTACTACCCGTTCAACCGGTTTTGACCACTTAGAATATCAAGCCCTGTCAGAAAAGGGGATTAAGCTTGGCTATGTTCCGGGTTATGGAAATAATACCGTAGCCGAATTTGCTTTTGGTTTGCTTTTGGCTGTGGCAAGAAAAATCTTTAATGCTTTTGACCAAATTAAAGAACAAAGGAATTTCAGCATTGAGGGGTTTGAGGGTTTTGATTTAATGGGAAAAACCATTGGCATTATTGGCACCGGCAGAATCGGCACCCAGATGATTAAGATTGCCAATGGCTTTTCGATGAAAGTTATTGCTTTTGATAAATTTCCCAAACCAGAACTGGAAAAAGAGCTTAACTTTAAATATGTTTCTTTTGATGGGTTGTTAGAACAAGCAGAGGTTATCAGTTTGCATCTGCCTTATACTCCGGAAAATCATCATCTGATTAACGAGCAGGCAATCGCCAAAATGAAAGATGGCGCGGTTATCATTAACACTGCCCGAGGCGGTTTAATTGACACCAAGGCCTTGCTTACTGGTTTGAATAGCGGCAAAATTGGCGGCGCGGGCATTGATGTTTTAGAGGGTGAACAAGCGGTTTTTGATGAACAAAAAGCGGTTTTATACGGCCGGCCGAATCAAGAAGACTTGCTTTTAATCGCTGAAAACAATCTTTTAATTAACCATCCAAATGTAGTAATGACTCCGCATATTGCTTTTTATACCCGCGAAGCTCTACAAAGAATTTTAGACACGGATATAGAAAATATCAAAACATTTGTTCAAACTGGCGAGCCAAAATTCAGCATTGTTTCCTCTTCTCGTTTTTCCTCTGGCGCTTCAGGCGCCAAAACCACTTAATACTTTATTCATTATTCTTAATTCATAATTCATTAAAAAAATGTTAGACATTAATTTTATTCGCGAAAACTTAAAAACAGTCAAAGCTAATGCTAAGCGCCGCGGCGCCAAAGTCAGCGTTGACGAGATTGTTGATTTAGACAATCAAAGAAAAAAACTTCAGACCGAACTGGATAATTTAAGGGCAGAACAGAATAAAAAATCTAAAACCAAACCCAGTCCGGCCGAGATTAAGCAGTTAAAAAAACTCTCTGAAAAAATCAGCCAATTAGAAAAAGAACTGGCAAAAACAGAACAGGTTCTTTTTGAACGGATGTCTTGGCTGCCGAATTTGCTTGATTCTGAAGTGCCGGACGGCAAATCTGACGAAGACAATAAAGCAATCAAGTATTGGGGCGAACCGCCAAAGTTTGATTTTGAACCCAGGGACCATCAGGAAATCGGCGAAGCTTTGGACATCATTGACATTGAACGAGCAGTGAAAGTCGCCCAATCAAGATTTTATTTTTTGAAAAACGAAGGGGTTAAATTAAGGCTGGCGCTGATTAATTTTGCTTTTGATTATCTGGCCCAAAACGGCTTTACCATAATGGCCACGCCGCATGTTGCCAAAGAGAAAACTCTGTTTGGCACCGGCTATCTGCCCTTTTTTGCTGAAGACATTTACAAGCTGGAAAAACAGGATCTGGCTTTAATCGGCACCTCTGAACAGGCTTTGGTCGCTTATCATGCGGACGAGATTTTAAAAGAACAGGATCTGCCCAAGCTTTATTCAGCTTATTCAGAGTGTTTTCGGACCGAAGCCGGATCATACGGTAAAGACACTCGAGGTATTTTCCGGGCTCATGAATTTATGAAAGTAGAGCAGATAGTTTTCTGCGCTCCGGAAACTTCGCCAGAATGGCATGAAAAATGCCTTCAGCACGAAGAAAATCTGCTCAAAGCTTTAAAAATCCCTTATGAAGTCTCCCTGATCTGCGTTGGGGATTTTGGCGCTCCGGGCTACAAAAAATACGATATCAACGCTTGGTTTCCGGGACAGAATAAATACCGGGAAGTTACTTCCAACACCAATCTGACAGATTTTCAAACCAGAAGGCTGAATATTCGCTATCGGAAGCAAGACGGAACCTTAGCCTACCCGCACACTATCTCGGCAACAGGATTAACAGACCGGCATTTGATTGCAATTTTGGAAAACTATCAGCAAAAAGACGGTTCAGTTAAAATCCCTGATGCTTTACTGCCTTATATGGGAGGCATAAAAGAAATCAGACGAGCTTAAAAATGGCCCGCGAAAGCCAGTATCTTAAACAAAGAAAAATCCGGAAAATCAGCCGCTGGTTTTCTTTTTTTCTGGTTTTTCTGGTTTTTTGCGGAATTGGTTATTTTTTCCTTTTTGCCAGATATTTTCTGATTGAAAAGATTGAGGCAAAGATTGATTTTCCTGAAAAACAAGCTTTAACAGAGTTAACCTGGAACCAAATCCAAAATAAAGACATCTGGCTGATTCCTAAAAACAACATTTTTTTCAGCCGAAAAAAAACTCTTATCAGGAACTTGGCCGAATCTTTTCCGGAATTAAAAAATCTTGGCTGG includes:
- a CDS encoding NAD(P)-dependent oxidoreductase, whose amino-acid sequence is MKIIFFETKDWEKDYLKNQLSVISDQAELVFFSEKFDKSLCPKDAEAISLFVGSELKAEDVNDLPNLKLITTRSTGFDHLEYQALSEKGIKLGYVPGYGNNTVAEFAFGLLLAVARKIFNAFDQIKEQRNFSIEGFEGFDLMGKTIGIIGTGRIGTQMIKIANGFSMKVIAFDKFPKPELEKELNFKYVSFDGLLEQAEVISLHLPYTPENHHLINEQAIAKMKDGAVIINTARGGLIDTKALLTGLNSGKIGGAGIDVLEGEQAVFDEQKAVLYGRPNQEDLLLIAENNLLINHPNVVMTPHIAFYTREALQRILDTDIENIKTFVQTGEPKFSIVSSSRFSSGASGAKTT
- the serS gene encoding serine--tRNA ligase, whose amino-acid sequence is MLDINFIRENLKTVKANAKRRGAKVSVDEIVDLDNQRKKLQTELDNLRAEQNKKSKTKPSPAEIKQLKKLSEKISQLEKELAKTEQVLFERMSWLPNLLDSEVPDGKSDEDNKAIKYWGEPPKFDFEPRDHQEIGEALDIIDIERAVKVAQSRFYFLKNEGVKLRLALINFAFDYLAQNGFTIMATPHVAKEKTLFGTGYLPFFAEDIYKLEKQDLALIGTSEQALVAYHADEILKEQDLPKLYSAYSECFRTEAGSYGKDTRGIFRAHEFMKVEQIVFCAPETSPEWHEKCLQHEENLLKALKIPYEVSLICVGDFGAPGYKKYDINAWFPGQNKYREVTSNTNLTDFQTRRLNIRYRKQDGTLAYPHTISATGLTDRHLIAILENYQQKDGSVKIPDALLPYMGGIKEIRRA
- a CDS encoding tRNA-binding protein codes for the protein MIDFADFEKLEIRVGTIMKAEIFPEAKKPAYKLEIDFGPEIGLKKSSAQITANYQTEGLLGKQVIAVINFPAKQIGPFVSEVLVLGVPDENGEVVLLSPDKPVPNSGKMF